A single genomic interval of Calypte anna isolate BGI_N300 chromosome 3, bCalAnn1_v1.p, whole genome shotgun sequence harbors:
- the UTP25 gene encoding digestive organ expansion factor homolog isoform X2 codes for MGKRRGGWEAVRGLSKRQKKHLREFGEEHPFYDKVSGRPEATQICDLSENSDKSSAESDSETEVEQISVYHKLLATLKTSPESESETEEEEDESESEEAGVSETELDSDGSQETGEADGGEEDENDAPDQEEVTAGDTSEQTLGQKQADDTDTACDPSHGAIEEFTDVKHESEFSLETNFMEEESGGCNADQRDSSSAQAISEDPFKLHMDKELEEKEVEKISTLLKTSSQSKWPRLGQLTFSSTLEHKTLKADKEVDMKQLHLHKPLESTWPKVNKQFLSSMNKPSDASFTPLQRELFCIMSTYRDLFYPESNALTNGEEIRHAYCLHALNHVLKANAQVLSNNAKRRDQKPGAANDDYRDQGLTRPKVLMVVPFRESALRIVHIFISLLEVNDRKKIDVSNKKRFKGEFGFDPEEKPPNLKRPEDYEAVFAGNIDDHFRIGVAILQKSMRLYAPFYSSDIIIASPLGLRTIIGAEGEKKRDFDFLSSIEILIIDQADIFLMQNWEHVLHLMKHINLLPLDSHGVDFSRVRMLNLNNWSKFYRQTLLFSALQDPQINSIFNKHCFNYVGQVAVRNVPLSGSISHVVVQLPHVFRRLEAENSTSVIDTRFQFFINQVLPEYRDAIMSHTLIFVPSYFDFVRLRNYFKKEDLNFTHICEYTKKAAVCRARHFFLKGEKQFLLFTERFHFYKRYTIKGIRNLIFYELPTYSHFYSEICNMMKATDNGVDATWTCTVLYSKYDAQKLSAVVGIDRTAQMLQSKKTVHLFVTGENE; via the exons ATGGGGAAGCGGCGGGGCGGGTGGGAGGCGGTGCGTGGCCTGAGCAAGAGGCAGAAGAAGCACCTGAGGGAGTTCGGGGAGGAGCACCCCTTCTACGACAA GGTGTCTGGGAGACCAGAAGCAACTCAGATCTGTGACCTg TCTGAGAATTCTGATAAGTCGAGTGCAGAAAGTGATTCAGAGACTGAAGTGGAACAGATCTCTGTGTATCACAAGCTCCTGGCTACCCTGAAGACCTCTCCTGAGTCTGAGTCTGAgactgaggaagaggaagatgaaagtGAAtctgaagaagctggagtgagTGAGACAGAACTGGACAGTGATGGGTCCCAGGAGACTGGAGAAGCAGATGGAGGTGAAGAGGATGAGAATGATGCACCAGACCAGGAAGAAG TCACAGCTGGAGACACATCAGAACAAACACTTGGCCAGAAGCAGGCTGATGACACAGATACTGCTTGTGACCCAAGTCATGGAGCAATCGAGGAGTTCACTGATGTGAAACACGAATCTGAATTTAGCTTGGAAACCAATTTCATGGAAGAGGAGAGTGGTGGTTGCAATGCAGATCAGAGAGACAGCAGTTCTGCACAAGCCATATCAGAAG ATCCATTTAAACTGCACATGGACAAAgaacttgaagaaaaagaagtagaaaaaatatCTACGCTCCTTAAAACTTCAAGTCAAAGCAAG tggccGAGGCTGGGCCAACTaactttttcttccactttggAACATAAAACTTTGAAAGCAGACAAAGAAGTTGATATGAAACAGCTTCATCTTCACAAGCCTTTAGAATCCACTTGGCCAAAAGTGAATAAACAATTTCTGTCCTCAATGAACAAACCAAGCGATGCCTCTTTTACCCCGTTACAAAGAGAGCTCTTCTGTATCATGAGTACATACAGGGACTTGTTCTACCCAGAGAGCAATGCTCTGACAAATGGAGAAGAAATCCGACATGCTTACTGTTTGCATGCCTTGAACCACGTTCTGAAGGCAAATGCCCAGGTGCTCAGTAACAATGCCAAACGAAGAGACCAAAAGCCAGGAGCTGCTAATGATGACTACAGGGATCAAGGTCTAACTAGACCTAAG GTACTGATGGTGGTGCCATTCAGGGAGAGTGCTTTGCGAATTGTCCATATTTTCATCAGTCTTCTTGAAgtgaatgacagaaaaaaaatagatgtaagTAATAAAAAGCGCTTCAAAGGGGAGTTTGGTTTTGACCCAGAAGAGAAGCCCCCCAACCTGAAAAGGCCTGAAGACTATGAAGCTGTCTTTGCTGGCAACATTGATGACCACTTCAGAATTG GGGTTGCAATTCTTCAGAAGAGTATGAGACTCTATGCACCATTTTACTCATCGGATATCATCATTGCTTCTCCCCTGGGTCTGAGAACTATTATTggtgcagagggagagaagaaaagagattttgatTTCCTATCATCAATAGAAATTCTCATCATTGATCAAGCAGATATTTTCCTGATGCAGAATTGGGAACACGTTCTG CACCTCATGAAGCACATCAACCTGCTGCCTCTGGATTCCCACGGGGTAGACTTCTCCCGAGTGCGAATGCTGAATCTCAATAACTGGTCCAAGTTCTACCGCCAGACACTGCTGTTCAGTGCCCTTCAGGATCCCCAGATTAACTCCATCTTCAACAAACACTGCTTCAATTATGTGGGGCAG GTGGCTGTTCGCAATGTCCCGCTCAGTGGCTCCATCAGCCATGTTGTGGTCCAGCTTCCTCATGTTTTTCGAAGGCTAGAAGCTGAAAATTCAACTTCTGTAATAGATACAAG ATTCCAGTTTTTCATCAACCAGGTTTTGCCTGAGTACCGTGATGCCATCATGTCACACACACTCATTTTTGTTCCGTCGTATTTTGACTTCGTGCGCCTTCGAAATTACTTCAAGAAAGAAGATCTGAATTTTACTCACATTTGTGAATACACTAAAAAGGCTGCTGTCTGCAGAGCAAGACATTTCTTTCTCAAGGGAGAGAAGCAGTTTTTATTGTTTACTGAGCGCTTCCACTTTTATAAAAG GTATACCATAAAAGGCATTAGGAACCTCATTTTCTATGAGTTACCAACCTACTCCCACTTCTACAGTGAGATTTGTAATATGATGAAGGCCACAGACAATGGAGTAGATGCTACATGGACATGTACTGTGCTGTACTCCAAGTATGATGCTCAGAAGCTGTCTGCAGTGGTTGGCATAGATCGCACAGCTCAAATGCTACAGTCTAAGAAAACCGTGCACCTCTTTGTTACAGGAGAAAACGAATAA
- the UTP25 gene encoding digestive organ expansion factor homolog isoform X1, translating to MGKRRGGWEAVRGLSKRQKKHLREFGEEHPFYDKVSGRPEATQICDLSENSDKSSAESDSETEVEQISVYHKLLATLKTSPESESETEEEEDESESEEAGVSETELDSDGSQETGEADGGEEDENDAPDQEEEVTAGDTSEQTLGQKQADDTDTACDPSHGAIEEFTDVKHESEFSLETNFMEEESGGCNADQRDSSSAQAISEDPFKLHMDKELEEKEVEKISTLLKTSSQSKWPRLGQLTFSSTLEHKTLKADKEVDMKQLHLHKPLESTWPKVNKQFLSSMNKPSDASFTPLQRELFCIMSTYRDLFYPESNALTNGEEIRHAYCLHALNHVLKANAQVLSNNAKRRDQKPGAANDDYRDQGLTRPKVLMVVPFRESALRIVHIFISLLEVNDRKKIDVSNKKRFKGEFGFDPEEKPPNLKRPEDYEAVFAGNIDDHFRIGVAILQKSMRLYAPFYSSDIIIASPLGLRTIIGAEGEKKRDFDFLSSIEILIIDQADIFLMQNWEHVLHLMKHINLLPLDSHGVDFSRVRMLNLNNWSKFYRQTLLFSALQDPQINSIFNKHCFNYVGQVAVRNVPLSGSISHVVVQLPHVFRRLEAENSTSVIDTRFQFFINQVLPEYRDAIMSHTLIFVPSYFDFVRLRNYFKKEDLNFTHICEYTKKAAVCRARHFFLKGEKQFLLFTERFHFYKRYTIKGIRNLIFYELPTYSHFYSEICNMMKATDNGVDATWTCTVLYSKYDAQKLSAVVGIDRTAQMLQSKKTVHLFVTGENE from the exons ATGGGGAAGCGGCGGGGCGGGTGGGAGGCGGTGCGTGGCCTGAGCAAGAGGCAGAAGAAGCACCTGAGGGAGTTCGGGGAGGAGCACCCCTTCTACGACAA GGTGTCTGGGAGACCAGAAGCAACTCAGATCTGTGACCTg TCTGAGAATTCTGATAAGTCGAGTGCAGAAAGTGATTCAGAGACTGAAGTGGAACAGATCTCTGTGTATCACAAGCTCCTGGCTACCCTGAAGACCTCTCCTGAGTCTGAGTCTGAgactgaggaagaggaagatgaaagtGAAtctgaagaagctggagtgagTGAGACAGAACTGGACAGTGATGGGTCCCAGGAGACTGGAGAAGCAGATGGAGGTGAAGAGGATGAGAATGATGCACCAGACCAGGAAGAAG AAGTCACAGCTGGAGACACATCAGAACAAACACTTGGCCAGAAGCAGGCTGATGACACAGATACTGCTTGTGACCCAAGTCATGGAGCAATCGAGGAGTTCACTGATGTGAAACACGAATCTGAATTTAGCTTGGAAACCAATTTCATGGAAGAGGAGAGTGGTGGTTGCAATGCAGATCAGAGAGACAGCAGTTCTGCACAAGCCATATCAGAAG ATCCATTTAAACTGCACATGGACAAAgaacttgaagaaaaagaagtagaaaaaatatCTACGCTCCTTAAAACTTCAAGTCAAAGCAAG tggccGAGGCTGGGCCAACTaactttttcttccactttggAACATAAAACTTTGAAAGCAGACAAAGAAGTTGATATGAAACAGCTTCATCTTCACAAGCCTTTAGAATCCACTTGGCCAAAAGTGAATAAACAATTTCTGTCCTCAATGAACAAACCAAGCGATGCCTCTTTTACCCCGTTACAAAGAGAGCTCTTCTGTATCATGAGTACATACAGGGACTTGTTCTACCCAGAGAGCAATGCTCTGACAAATGGAGAAGAAATCCGACATGCTTACTGTTTGCATGCCTTGAACCACGTTCTGAAGGCAAATGCCCAGGTGCTCAGTAACAATGCCAAACGAAGAGACCAAAAGCCAGGAGCTGCTAATGATGACTACAGGGATCAAGGTCTAACTAGACCTAAG GTACTGATGGTGGTGCCATTCAGGGAGAGTGCTTTGCGAATTGTCCATATTTTCATCAGTCTTCTTGAAgtgaatgacagaaaaaaaatagatgtaagTAATAAAAAGCGCTTCAAAGGGGAGTTTGGTTTTGACCCAGAAGAGAAGCCCCCCAACCTGAAAAGGCCTGAAGACTATGAAGCTGTCTTTGCTGGCAACATTGATGACCACTTCAGAATTG GGGTTGCAATTCTTCAGAAGAGTATGAGACTCTATGCACCATTTTACTCATCGGATATCATCATTGCTTCTCCCCTGGGTCTGAGAACTATTATTggtgcagagggagagaagaaaagagattttgatTTCCTATCATCAATAGAAATTCTCATCATTGATCAAGCAGATATTTTCCTGATGCAGAATTGGGAACACGTTCTG CACCTCATGAAGCACATCAACCTGCTGCCTCTGGATTCCCACGGGGTAGACTTCTCCCGAGTGCGAATGCTGAATCTCAATAACTGGTCCAAGTTCTACCGCCAGACACTGCTGTTCAGTGCCCTTCAGGATCCCCAGATTAACTCCATCTTCAACAAACACTGCTTCAATTATGTGGGGCAG GTGGCTGTTCGCAATGTCCCGCTCAGTGGCTCCATCAGCCATGTTGTGGTCCAGCTTCCTCATGTTTTTCGAAGGCTAGAAGCTGAAAATTCAACTTCTGTAATAGATACAAG ATTCCAGTTTTTCATCAACCAGGTTTTGCCTGAGTACCGTGATGCCATCATGTCACACACACTCATTTTTGTTCCGTCGTATTTTGACTTCGTGCGCCTTCGAAATTACTTCAAGAAAGAAGATCTGAATTTTACTCACATTTGTGAATACACTAAAAAGGCTGCTGTCTGCAGAGCAAGACATTTCTTTCTCAAGGGAGAGAAGCAGTTTTTATTGTTTACTGAGCGCTTCCACTTTTATAAAAG GTATACCATAAAAGGCATTAGGAACCTCATTTTCTATGAGTTACCAACCTACTCCCACTTCTACAGTGAGATTTGTAATATGATGAAGGCCACAGACAATGGAGTAGATGCTACATGGACATGTACTGTGCTGTACTCCAAGTATGATGCTCAGAAGCTGTCTGCAGTGGTTGGCATAGATCGCACAGCTCAAATGCTACAGTCTAAGAAAACCGTGCACCTCTTTGTTACAGGAGAAAACGAATAA